A single window of Ignavibacteriales bacterium DNA harbors:
- a CDS encoding dehydrogenase E1 component subunit alpha/beta — protein MKLSKEELLRAYRTMLIARRADEKILIMLKQGKCFFHIGGSGHEAAQVAAAAALRPKYDWGFPYYRDMAFALHMGMTLEDIFLSSLHRAEDPTTGGRQPQGHYGRPDIRIPTQSSPTGTQYLQAVGVAMACKKEQTDEVVYVSSGEGATSEGEFFEAVNWAARDAYPVIFFVQDNRYAISVPVKHQTAGGSVYEVVGGFKGLERFDVDGSNFGQVFNAMEKAVARARSGGGPALIRANVVRLLPHSSSDDQLKYRTREDVESDKAKDPIPIMTQFLMEEGIITGDEALGIQAEAKEAVEAAARWAESRPLPDPSTVEHFVYGDAHANPPKDFVEPIHTGLKVVLVDAINHALKEEMARNPKMIIFGEDVADGKGGVFTATKGISTQFGASRAFNSPLAEASIVGIATGLAMKGWTPVPEIQFGDYIWPAFMQIRDEISMFRYRSNNGWTCPFVIRVPVGGYIHGGHYHSQCLESILAHVPGIRLAFPSNAADAKGLLKAAIRGDDPVIFMEHKGLYRQGYASSLEPDENFVLPFGIASVKRPGSDISVITYGALVHKSLEAARKMEERGVSVEVIDLRTINPLDIDAIYTSVKKTGKVLVAHEDTITAGFGAEIAALIAQHCFEYLDAPVKRIGALDTPVPYSPPLENAMLPSEGKILAALEELAAY, from the coding sequence ATGAAGCTCTCGAAGGAAGAACTCCTGCGGGCATATCGCACCATGCTGATTGCCCGCCGCGCAGATGAGAAGATCCTCATCATGCTCAAGCAGGGAAAGTGCTTCTTTCACATCGGCGGTTCAGGTCACGAAGCGGCTCAGGTCGCTGCAGCCGCAGCTCTCCGCCCCAAATACGATTGGGGCTTCCCGTACTACCGTGACATGGCGTTTGCTCTGCACATGGGCATGACCCTCGAAGACATTTTTCTTTCCTCTCTTCACAGGGCCGAAGATCCGACCACGGGGGGGCGTCAGCCGCAGGGGCACTACGGTCGCCCCGATATCCGGATCCCGACGCAGTCAAGTCCAACAGGAACACAATATCTTCAGGCTGTCGGAGTTGCGATGGCATGCAAGAAAGAACAGACGGATGAAGTCGTGTATGTCTCGTCCGGCGAGGGGGCCACGAGCGAAGGAGAATTCTTTGAGGCGGTAAACTGGGCAGCACGGGATGCATACCCTGTGATCTTCTTTGTGCAGGACAACAGGTACGCTATCTCTGTGCCGGTCAAACACCAGACCGCAGGTGGATCAGTGTATGAAGTTGTGGGAGGGTTCAAGGGGCTTGAACGATTCGATGTTGATGGCTCGAATTTTGGTCAAGTGTTCAACGCTATGGAGAAAGCTGTGGCGAGGGCCCGATCGGGGGGAGGACCCGCTCTTATCAGGGCCAATGTCGTGCGTCTCCTGCCTCATTCTTCCTCGGACGACCAGCTCAAGTACAGAACCAGAGAAGACGTCGAGAGCGACAAAGCCAAAGATCCGATTCCGATCATGACGCAATTTCTGATGGAAGAAGGGATCATCACCGGCGACGAAGCTCTTGGCATTCAGGCTGAAGCGAAAGAAGCGGTCGAAGCGGCGGCGCGCTGGGCTGAATCACGGCCATTACCCGATCCCTCGACGGTTGAGCATTTTGTGTACGGTGATGCGCATGCAAATCCGCCAAAAGATTTCGTGGAGCCGATACACACAGGGCTGAAAGTCGTATTGGTTGATGCGATCAATCATGCGTTGAAAGAGGAGATGGCCCGCAATCCGAAAATGATCATCTTCGGAGAGGATGTCGCAGACGGCAAGGGGGGAGTTTTTACGGCGACAAAAGGAATCTCAACGCAGTTTGGTGCGTCCCGCGCGTTCAATTCGCCGCTTGCTGAAGCGAGCATCGTTGGGATCGCGACAGGCCTCGCCATGAAAGGGTGGACACCGGTGCCGGAGATTCAGTTCGGAGACTACATCTGGCCGGCCTTCATGCAGATCCGCGATGAGATCTCCATGTTCCGGTACCGGTCAAACAACGGTTGGACATGTCCGTTCGTCATTCGCGTGCCGGTCGGCGGATACATTCATGGAGGGCACTACCACAGCCAGTGCCTTGAGAGCATTTTGGCACACGTCCCGGGAATTCGTCTCGCATTTCCCTCCAACGCAGCCGATGCCAAAGGATTGCTGAAAGCGGCCATCCGTGGAGATGATCCCGTGATTTTCATGGAGCACAAGGGATTGTACCGGCAGGGATATGCTTCCTCGCTTGAACCAGACGAAAACTTCGTGTTACCCTTCGGCATAGCGTCGGTGAAGAGACCGGGAAGCGATATCAGTGTTATTACGTACGGAGCGCTGGTTCACAAATCTCTTGAAGCCGCCCGCAAGATGGAAGAACGCGGAGTGAGCGTCGAGGTGATCGATTTGCGTACGATCAATCCTCTCGACATCGATGCGATCTACACGTCCGTGAAAAAGACGGGAAAGGTGCTCGTCGCGCATGAAGATACGATCACTGCCGGATTCGGCGCCGAGATCGCAGCGCTGATCGCGCAACACTGTTTCGAATATCTCGATGCGCCGGTGAAACGGATCGGCGCTCTCGATACTCCGGTACCGTACAGCCCTCCCCTCGAGAACGCTATGCTTCCGAGCGAAGGGAAGATCCTGGCAGCGCTCGAAGAATTGGCCGCATATTAA
- the lipB gene encoding lipoyl(octanoyl) transferase LipB has product MQIVVSNLGRTRYADTWDFQRRLFDLRLQGLIDDVLLFTEHEHVYTIGKGGDSNHLLASAEELSKDGTEVFRIDRGGDITYHGPGQVVGYPILDLNHYSPDIHKYLRCLEDVLIRLLDGYGIRGEREEGMTGVWVKGEKIAAMGVKVSRWVTMHGFALNVNTDLQKFERIIPCGIFHKGVTSMQRLLGKELRVEDVEARLTESFCSVFGCTPVEVSAEVLRQRIESLHVQSSQE; this is encoded by the coding sequence ATGCAGATCGTTGTCAGTAATCTTGGCCGGACTCGCTATGCCGATACATGGGACTTTCAGCGCCGGCTTTTTGATCTGCGTCTTCAAGGCCTCATCGATGATGTTCTGTTATTCACGGAACATGAACACGTCTATACCATAGGCAAGGGGGGGGACTCCAACCACCTTCTTGCTTCCGCGGAAGAACTCAGCAAGGACGGCACAGAAGTTTTCCGGATTGATCGCGGGGGCGATATCACCTACCACGGCCCCGGTCAAGTCGTTGGCTATCCGATTCTCGATCTCAACCATTACTCTCCCGATATTCACAAGTACCTGAGATGTCTCGAGGATGTCCTCATCAGACTCCTCGACGGATACGGCATCAGGGGAGAGCGGGAAGAAGGTATGACCGGAGTTTGGGTTAAAGGAGAGAAGATTGCCGCGATGGGTGTCAAGGTAAGCCGTTGGGTGACCATGCATGGATTCGCACTCAACGTGAATACCGATCTTCAGAAGTTTGAACGCATCATCCCGTGCGGGATCTTTCACAAAGGGGTGACATCCATGCAGCGGCTCTTGGGGAAAGAACTTCGCGTGGAAGATGTCGAAGCAAGGCTGACGGAATCTTTTTGTTCCGTTTTTGGTTGTACGCCCGTAGAAGTAAGTGCCGAAGTGCTCCGGCAACGGATTGAATCACTCCATGTTCAGTCATCGCAGGAATAG
- a CDS encoding arginine decarboxylase, pyruvoyl-dependent: protein MFVPTKMFFTKGVGRHKDYLQSFELALRDAGIEKCNLVTVSSIYPPNCKRIPKEEGLKFLEPGAITFCVMARNATNEPNRLVASAIGVAQPADQNLYGYLSEHHPFGETDERAGEYAEDLAATMLASTLGLEFDPNTAWDEREKMFKMSGKIVRTFNVTQSAEGDKKGIWTTVIAVAVLLP, encoded by the coding sequence GTGTTCGTACCAACTAAGATGTTCTTCACCAAAGGGGTCGGCCGGCATAAAGACTATCTGCAATCATTCGAGCTTGCCCTGAGAGATGCCGGCATCGAGAAATGCAACCTCGTCACCGTCTCGAGCATTTATCCGCCGAATTGCAAGCGCATTCCAAAGGAAGAGGGGCTGAAGTTCCTCGAGCCGGGCGCCATCACGTTTTGCGTCATGGCGCGCAACGCCACCAACGAACCGAATCGCCTCGTCGCGTCCGCAATCGGCGTCGCGCAGCCCGCTGACCAGAACCTTTACGGATATCTTTCCGAGCATCATCCGTTCGGCGAGACGGATGAACGTGCCGGCGAATATGCCGAGGATCTGGCAGCCACCATGCTCGCCTCGACACTCGGATTGGAGTTCGATCCGAACACGGCCTGGGACGAGCGGGAAAAAATGTTCAAGATGTCGGGAAAAATCGTTCGAACCTTCAACGTCACGCAATCTGCTGAAGGCGACAAGAAGGGAATCTGGACGACGGTTATAGCAGTGGCGGTTCTCCTGCCGTAA
- the rsmI gene encoding 16S rRNA (cytidine(1402)-2'-O)-methyltransferase, which produces MAGTLYLVATPIGNWEDITLRALRVLKEVDLVVYEERKEGSRLLRHYGIEKPVESLNEHNEAAASQVILDRIQSGISVALVSDAGTPVFSDPGQVLVDRAIRLGISVVPIPGASSLMPALIVSGFSIREFLFEGFLSPKRNRRIVELQQLKRESRTIVLMDAPYRLVQLVRDIADVIGPSRRICVAFDLTLPTEKVFHGTAPELYKQFAKEERKGEFVLLIEGLAGKQTS; this is translated from the coding sequence ATGGCAGGAACACTGTACCTCGTCGCAACGCCGATTGGCAATTGGGAAGATATCACGCTGCGAGCTCTTCGTGTGTTGAAAGAAGTTGATCTCGTTGTGTACGAAGAGCGAAAGGAGGGATCGCGGCTCCTCAGGCATTACGGAATCGAGAAGCCCGTCGAAAGCCTCAACGAGCACAACGAAGCGGCTGCGTCGCAGGTTATCCTCGATCGCATCCAAAGCGGAATCTCTGTCGCGCTGGTCTCTGACGCCGGGACGCCCGTGTTTTCAGATCCGGGCCAGGTCCTTGTCGACAGGGCGATTCGGTTGGGAATTTCTGTCGTACCGATACCCGGCGCTTCGTCGCTCATGCCTGCCCTGATTGTATCCGGTTTTTCCATCCGAGAGTTTCTCTTCGAAGGATTCCTGTCTCCCAAACGCAATCGACGCATCGTGGAGTTGCAGCAGCTGAAGCGCGAATCCCGCACCATCGTGCTCATGGATGCCCCGTACAGACTGGTTCAGCTCGTGCGGGACATTGCCGATGTCATCGGTCCTTCACGTCGAATCTGTGTCGCTTTTGACCTGACACTTCCCACCGAAAAGGTGTTCCACGGCACTGCGCCGGAGCTCTACAAGCAATTCGCGAAAGAGGAGAGGAAGGGGGAATTCGTGCTGCTGATCGAGGGTTTGGCGGGGAAACAAACTTCGTAA
- a CDS encoding dihydrolipoamide acetyltransferase family protein produces the protein MLVEVVMPKMGESIQEGKILRWMKKPGDKIEQDESMLEISTDKVDAEIPSPSAGFLSRILVPEGETVEVGKIIAVIETDAGALKIEQTTAVSSKPATVDATPLPATAPVIAGWERKEQKREGERFYSPLVRSIARKEGVSIAELDRVQGTGLSGRVTKHDLGDYLRNRTGRSGPFVQAPLARVDIKELQAKYPPPQFEVVQMDNVQMKMAEHMVRSVQTSPHVEAISECDCSRIVDFRSKNAAQFETQEGFKLTFMPFIVDAAIQALKAFPLVNSSLEGDKIILKKSINFGIAVASPTGLIVPVIKNAEGKNFLGLARAINDLAVRTRTKRLMPDEIQGGTFTVTNYGVFGNIIGTPIINQPQVAILGIGAIKKRPMVLTDAQGNDTIAIRSMAYLTLAFDHRIIDGALGGQFLAKVVSNLEQYDFTRTS, from the coding sequence ATGCTTGTGGAAGTTGTCATGCCGAAGATGGGGGAGAGTATTCAGGAAGGGAAGATCCTTCGCTGGATGAAAAAGCCCGGCGACAAGATCGAGCAGGACGAGTCCATGCTGGAGATCAGCACGGACAAAGTCGACGCGGAAATCCCTTCTCCGTCCGCCGGATTCCTCTCGAGAATCCTTGTGCCAGAGGGAGAGACAGTCGAGGTCGGGAAGATCATCGCCGTGATCGAGACCGACGCGGGTGCCCTAAAGATCGAGCAAACGACGGCGGTTTCTTCGAAACCAGCGACCGTGGACGCAACCCCGCTGCCCGCTACCGCACCCGTGATTGCGGGATGGGAAAGGAAGGAGCAGAAGCGCGAGGGGGAACGGTTCTATTCACCGCTGGTCCGTTCAATCGCGCGGAAAGAAGGAGTGAGCATTGCGGAGCTGGATCGGGTGCAGGGGACCGGACTATCTGGCCGCGTCACCAAGCACGACCTGGGAGACTATCTCAGGAACCGGACTGGAAGATCCGGCCCATTTGTCCAGGCCCCGCTTGCACGCGTTGATATCAAGGAGCTTCAGGCAAAATATCCGCCTCCGCAATTCGAAGTTGTGCAGATGGACAATGTGCAGATGAAGATGGCAGAGCACATGGTCCGAAGCGTGCAGACTTCTCCGCATGTGGAAGCCATTTCGGAATGTGATTGTTCGCGCATCGTCGATTTTAGATCGAAGAATGCTGCGCAGTTCGAGACTCAAGAAGGGTTTAAACTCACCTTCATGCCCTTCATTGTTGACGCCGCGATCCAGGCATTGAAAGCGTTTCCGCTTGTCAACAGTTCCTTGGAAGGGGACAAGATCATCCTGAAGAAGTCGATCAACTTCGGAATCGCCGTCGCGTCTCCAACGGGACTGATTGTCCCTGTCATCAAAAACGCTGAAGGGAAAAATTTCCTGGGGCTCGCGCGGGCCATCAACGATCTCGCGGTCCGGACGCGGACCAAGCGGTTGATGCCTGATGAAATCCAGGGAGGGACATTCACCGTGACGAACTACGGCGTCTTCGGCAATATCATCGGTACGCCGATTATCAACCAGCCCCAGGTGGCGATCCTGGGTATCGGGGCGATCAAGAAACGGCCGATGGTGCTGACGGATGCTCAGGGGAATGACACGATAGCCATCCGGTCGATGGCGTACCTGACTCTCGCCTTCGACCATCGCATCATCGACGGCGCTCTTGGCGGACAATTCCTCGCCAAGGTGGTTTCGAATCTCGAACAGTACGATTTTACGAGGACTTCTTAA
- the lipA gene encoding lipoyl synthase, whose translation MAQIFEEIPAGKREPDRPRRPEWLKAKIPGGEGYAKLKNIIDGHRLHTVCEEARCPNMGECWHSGTATFMILGDICTRSCGFCAVKTGRPDYGLDWDEPRRVADAVKLMGVRHAVITSVNRDERADGGAPIFAETIRLIHAEATGTTVEVLIPDFKGSEEALKIVLDARPDILNHNLETVPRLYRTVRPQANYQQSLEVLDRSKKRGMVTKTGLMLGIGERTEEVVEVMRDVRKTNCDILTLGQYLQPTHEHLPVERYAHPDEFKMLKEFGLEIGFRHVESGPLVRSSYHAEQQV comes from the coding sequence GTGGCGCAGATTTTCGAGGAAATTCCCGCAGGCAAGAGAGAACCCGACCGTCCGCGCCGTCCTGAGTGGTTGAAGGCGAAGATTCCGGGCGGAGAGGGATACGCGAAGCTGAAGAACATCATCGATGGACACCGGCTTCACACGGTCTGTGAGGAAGCGCGCTGTCCGAACATGGGCGAATGCTGGCATTCCGGGACTGCAACGTTTATGATCCTGGGTGATATATGTACCCGATCGTGCGGGTTTTGCGCGGTAAAGACCGGCCGACCGGACTACGGCCTGGATTGGGACGAACCACGCAGGGTCGCCGACGCCGTGAAGTTGATGGGTGTGCGGCATGCCGTGATAACCTCGGTGAACAGGGATGAGAGGGCGGATGGAGGCGCTCCGATTTTTGCCGAGACGATTCGGTTGATCCATGCAGAAGCGACTGGAACAACGGTCGAAGTGTTGATCCCGGACTTCAAAGGCAGTGAAGAGGCCCTCAAAATCGTCCTCGATGCGCGTCCGGACATTCTGAACCATAACCTCGAGACGGTTCCCCGCCTTTATCGTACGGTGCGTCCCCAGGCGAACTACCAGCAGTCACTAGAGGTGCTTGACCGCTCAAAGAAACGTGGAATGGTGACAAAAACCGGGCTCATGCTGGGGATCGGGGAGAGGACGGAAGAGGTCGTTGAGGTCATGCGAGATGTCCGAAAGACGAACTGCGATATCCTCACGCTCGGGCAGTACCTTCAGCCGACGCATGAACATTTGCCGGTGGAGCGCTATGCACACCCGGACGAGTTCAAAATGCTCAAGGAATTCGGCCTTGAGATCGGATTCAGGCACGTTGAGTCGGGACCACTTGTCCGCAGTTCCTACCACGCAGAACAGCAGGTATAA
- a CDS encoding AI-2E family transporter, giving the protein MSAKRRPQRLRPGVEPQVDALDTHWDSLFQSLGRIEIVLLIGAILLLLVLIYSIQSVLSPFLLLGAILFLLYPLRGYSLAKKIMWLSVILFSIWFVSSISSLLAPFAVSLVLAYVMNPIVERFEKWGVPRWVTSMILILILLGLIVLFFFLVLPVVLTQVEGILDSLSKLIVDFNTFVWNSSMVRALEKYGVSGDEVRNTITSQFTPKLEDILKNLVRGMLMLASSIGNLVTQIFYVVLVPFLTFYLLSDLPKIRHRFTMLFAQRYRDRVESYLKTADDVIGLYLRGAVTVALLQGVIIATIFSIVGIKYALMIGVVAAILDLIPYFGLIITMALAALVSMFSDPPVLPKVLFAILSIESLRIFETMYLSPRIVGSKIGLHPLLVIFSILVFFYFLGFLGLLIAVPTTALMITFVKEWEAMRKGMPPGVYHTPPGK; this is encoded by the coding sequence GTGCCAAGAGGCGTCCACAGAGGTTGCGTCCAGGTGTTGAACCACAGGTCGATGCGCTCGACACGCACTGGGATTCGTTGTTTCAGTCTCTCGGTCGTATCGAAATTGTTCTCCTTATCGGAGCTATTCTGCTCCTGTTGGTTCTGATTTATTCCATTCAATCTGTCCTGTCACCATTCCTTCTTCTTGGCGCAATCCTGTTCCTTCTGTATCCCCTGCGTGGATACAGCCTTGCCAAGAAAATAATGTGGTTGAGTGTAATTCTCTTCAGTATCTGGTTCGTCTCCTCGATATCATCGCTGCTTGCTCCGTTCGCGGTCTCACTTGTGCTTGCCTATGTGATGAACCCGATCGTTGAGCGCTTCGAAAAATGGGGTGTCCCTCGCTGGGTCACCTCGATGATTCTCATCCTGATTCTTCTCGGCTTGATCGTGCTCTTCTTCTTCCTCGTGCTTCCGGTGGTGTTGACGCAGGTTGAGGGCATTCTCGATTCACTCTCAAAACTAATTGTCGATTTCAACACATTTGTTTGGAATAGCAGTATGGTAAGAGCTCTTGAGAAATACGGCGTCTCGGGAGATGAAGTGCGGAACACGATCACGAGCCAGTTCACGCCAAAACTGGAGGATATCCTCAAGAACCTCGTGCGCGGCATGTTAATGCTGGCGAGCAGCATCGGCAACCTCGTCACGCAGATTTTCTATGTCGTCCTCGTCCCGTTTCTCACATTCTACTTGCTGTCTGACTTGCCGAAGATCCGTCATCGCTTCACGATGCTCTTTGCTCAACGGTACAGAGACCGCGTGGAATCCTACCTGAAGACAGCAGATGATGTCATTGGTCTGTATCTCCGCGGAGCGGTGACGGTGGCTTTGCTGCAGGGCGTTATCATCGCAACGATTTTCTCGATCGTCGGCATCAAGTATGCGCTGATGATCGGTGTTGTCGCCGCGATTCTGGACCTTATTCCGTACTTCGGGCTCATCATTACTATGGCGCTCGCCGCTCTCGTGTCGATGTTCAGCGATCCCCCGGTGTTGCCGAAAGTCCTGTTTGCAATCCTCTCGATCGAGTCATTGCGCATTTTCGAGACGATGTACCTCTCCCCGCGCATCGTCGGAAGTAAAATCGGACTGCATCCCCTGCTCGTGATTTTCTCGATCCTCGTATTCTTCTACTTCCTGGGTTTCCTCGGATTACTCATTGCAGTGCCGACGACGGCCTTGATGATCACCTTCGTCAAAGAATGGGAAGCGATGCGAAAGGGCATGCCTCCTGGCGTCTACCATACTCCACCGGGTAAGTGA
- the smpB gene encoding SsrA-binding protein SmpB, which translates to MTEKEQRVLVSNRKARHDYFILDTLEAGLVLKGTEVKSLRAGNANLQDSHALIKNGEMWLLGMHISPYAQASFEKHDPRRTRKLLVSKREIRRLLGRVQEKGLTIIPLSVYFKGPYAKVELAIAQGKKSYDKRETLKQRDAKRDIAQRLRRPN; encoded by the coding sequence ATGACTGAGAAAGAACAGCGAGTTCTCGTTTCAAATCGGAAAGCGCGGCACGACTATTTCATCCTCGACACGTTGGAAGCCGGACTTGTGCTCAAAGGGACGGAGGTCAAGTCTCTGCGGGCGGGAAATGCCAATCTGCAGGACAGTCACGCTCTCATCAAGAACGGAGAAATGTGGCTCCTCGGGATGCATATCAGCCCGTATGCGCAGGCAAGTTTTGAAAAACACGACCCGCGGCGCACCCGCAAGCTTTTGGTGAGCAAGCGCGAAATCAGACGGTTGCTCGGACGAGTGCAGGAAAAGGGTTTGACGATCATCCCGCTGTCCGTGTATTTCAAAGGCCCGTACGCAAAAGTCGAGCTGGCGATTGCGCAGGGGAAAAAGAGCTACGACAAACGTGAAACGCTGAAACAACGCGACGCCAAGCGCGACATCGCACAGCGGCTTCGAAGACCAAACTAA
- the lpdA gene encoding dihydrolipoyl dehydrogenase — translation MPEKQFDVTVIGAGPGGYVAAIRAAQLGMKVCIVERDKLGGICLNWGCIPSKALLKSAEMYQSFKKAEEFGFSYKDLTFDFGKIVKRSRDVADRISKGVEYLMKKNKIEVVSGTAKLTAKNSIEVTKDGKVVDVIKTKFTIVATGGRPRSLPGATIDRKKIITSTEAMTLPALPKSLLVIGGGAIGVEFAYFYNTFGTKVTIIEMLPSILPKEDREITKLLESSLKRQGIEILTNAKVESVVVGDDVSLKVSTKEGTSDVKGEIALMAVGVQGNVENLGLEALGVKVDRAAIVVDKFGKTSVDGIYAIGDVSGPPWLAHAASHQGIVAVEHFAGKSLHGFDRSNIPSCTYCQPQVASVGMTEESALAAGHKIKVGRFPYRPLGKAMAIGATEGTVKLIFDEKYGELLGAHIMGAEATELIAELVLARALESTNEEIQRTMHAHPTLSEAIMEAAGDAFGQAIHL, via the coding sequence ATGCCAGAAAAACAGTTTGACGTCACTGTCATTGGTGCCGGGCCGGGTGGTTATGTGGCCGCAATCAGGGCTGCACAGCTTGGGATGAAGGTTTGTATCGTGGAGCGCGACAAACTCGGAGGTATTTGTCTCAACTGGGGATGCATTCCCTCGAAGGCCCTTCTCAAAAGCGCCGAAATGTATCAGTCCTTCAAGAAGGCAGAGGAGTTTGGGTTTTCGTACAAGGATCTCACCTTCGATTTCGGCAAGATTGTCAAGCGCAGCAGGGACGTCGCTGACCGCATCTCCAAAGGTGTGGAATACCTGATGAAGAAGAACAAGATCGAAGTCGTGAGCGGCACGGCGAAGCTTACTGCGAAAAACTCGATTGAAGTGACGAAGGACGGCAAGGTTGTCGATGTGATCAAGACGAAATTCACGATCGTGGCCACTGGCGGGCGACCGAGGTCCCTGCCCGGCGCGACGATCGACAGAAAGAAAATCATCACAAGCACCGAAGCGATGACGCTTCCGGCGCTCCCGAAGTCCTTGCTCGTGATCGGCGGAGGAGCTATCGGCGTTGAGTTCGCCTATTTCTACAATACGTTCGGGACGAAGGTCACCATCATCGAGATGCTGCCCTCGATTTTGCCGAAAGAAGACAGGGAGATTACGAAACTCCTCGAGTCCAGCCTGAAAAGGCAAGGGATCGAGATTCTTACGAATGCGAAAGTCGAATCGGTTGTCGTCGGCGATGACGTGAGCCTGAAGGTCAGTACAAAGGAAGGGACATCCGACGTGAAAGGGGAGATCGCTCTGATGGCGGTCGGTGTGCAGGGAAACGTGGAGAATCTGGGACTTGAAGCCCTCGGCGTGAAAGTCGACAGGGCTGCCATCGTGGTGGACAAATTCGGAAAAACAAGCGTCGACGGGATCTATGCGATCGGGGACGTGTCGGGTCCCCCGTGGCTCGCCCACGCAGCTTCTCATCAGGGCATCGTCGCGGTTGAACACTTCGCCGGCAAGTCACTGCATGGATTCGATCGTTCGAATATCCCAAGCTGCACATATTGCCAGCCGCAGGTCGCAAGCGTCGGTATGACCGAAGAGTCGGCCCTTGCCGCCGGACATAAGATCAAGGTTGGTCGATTCCCGTATCGGCCGCTGGGCAAAGCGATGGCGATAGGGGCCACCGAAGGAACTGTCAAACTGATCTTTGACGAAAAATACGGAGAGTTGCTCGGTGCCCACATCATGGGGGCAGAGGCAACCGAGTTGATTGCTGAACTTGTGCTTGCGAGAGCGCTTGAAAGCACAAACGAGGAAATACAACGGACGATGCATGCCCATCCGACATTGTCGGAGGCGATCATGGAAGCCGCCGGTGACGCTTTTGGCCAGGCAATCCATCTCTAA
- the tyrS gene encoding tyrosine--tRNA ligase, producing MDLIRRGASEIIPEDDLVRKLERSIKTNRPLRVKLGCDPSRPDLHLGHSVVLRKLRQFQDLGHQAILIIGDFTGMIGDPSGRNKTRPSLTIEETRLNGQSYFEQATKVLASQRVRMEYNSEWLGKMSFSDVVTLAGKYTVARMLERDDFTQRYKSGEPIGVHEFLYPLAQAMDSVAIESDVELGGTDQKFNLLVGRDIQREYGLDPQVILTTPLLVGTDGVEKMSKSYDNYIGISESPREMYGKTLRIPDTLIYSYYELATDVPNTELAEIKSQLEDPGLNPRDLKRKLARTIVTLYHAADEARNAEAEFDRIFIDKDVPDVIEEFALSDGSTETTVVGMLALSKLASSKSEARRLIEQGGVSINGERITDLNAGIPPIKEFIVKVGKRKFLKIVQK from the coding sequence ATGGACCTCATCAGGCGAGGCGCTTCAGAGATCATCCCCGAGGACGATCTTGTCAGGAAGCTTGAGAGATCCATCAAGACAAACAGACCCCTCCGCGTGAAACTCGGCTGCGATCCCAGCCGACCCGATCTCCACCTCGGTCATTCGGTAGTCCTTCGCAAATTGCGTCAGTTCCAGGATCTCGGCCACCAGGCGATCCTGATCATTGGTGATTTCACCGGCATGATCGGCGATCCGTCGGGTCGCAACAAGACGCGTCCGTCCTTGACGATCGAAGAAACCCGGCTCAATGGTCAATCGTACTTCGAGCAGGCAACCAAAGTCCTGGCCTCACAGCGTGTACGGATGGAATACAATTCCGAGTGGCTTGGGAAAATGAGTTTTTCGGATGTGGTGACTCTTGCAGGAAAGTACACCGTGGCCCGGATGCTGGAGCGCGATGACTTCACGCAGCGATACAAATCGGGCGAACCCATCGGCGTGCACGAATTCCTCTACCCTCTTGCCCAAGCGATGGATTCTGTTGCAATCGAATCGGATGTTGAACTTGGCGGGACCGATCAGAAATTCAATTTGCTGGTGGGACGCGACATCCAGCGGGAATACGGACTGGACCCGCAGGTCATCCTGACGACTCCCCTGCTTGTCGGAACGGATGGCGTGGAAAAGATGAGCAAGTCGTACGACAACTATATCGGGATCAGCGAATCGCCGCGCGAGATGTACGGGAAGACTTTGCGCATCCCTGATACGCTCATCTACTCCTACTACGAACTTGCAACGGATGTCCCAAACACGGAGTTGGCAGAGATTAAGAGCCAACTCGAAGATCCCGGATTGAATCCCAGGGATTTGAAACGAAAGCTCGCCCGGACTATTGTCACGTTGTACCACGCCGCCGACGAGGCCCGTAACGCCGAGGCTGAATTCGACAGGATTTTCATCGACAAGGATGTCCCGGATGTCATCGAGGAGTTCGCGTTGAGCGATGGGAGCACCGAGACAACCGTGGTCGGCATGCTGGCTCTTTCCAAACTCGCTTCGTCAAAGAGCGAGGCGCGGCGGCTGATCGAGCAAGGCGGCGTCTCCATCAATGGAGAACGGATCACGGACCTCAACGCCGGCATACCGCCAATCAAAGAGTTCATCGTCAAAGTGGGTAAGAGAAAGTTTCTGAAAATCGTGCAGAAGTAA